GGATTTTATCTTGCCCACAATCTTGATGGTGAATCCCAAGCCTACGACTATGCAGCTGCAACCTTTGCACTGCTTTCGCGTTGGGATGCGACGATATTGAGCCATGCATTGGAGGTGTACAGGTCTCGATATAGCGATATAAATTGTGTTGACAAAGACTATCTCTATGGCGAGGTGATGCTGGGGTGGAGCGTTCTGGCTGGAGGCGGTGAGCTTTGGATGGGCAAGCTACAGGAAAAGCCGCTTTATCCATTCACATTGCGCTTCAGTGCGGATCAGTATGTTAAGAGTTCACGCTTGATCTCTCTTGATGATAGCGGAGTTCCTGTGACCGATTATGGTTCTTTGCATGGTGGAGCAGGGAAGCGATATAATCCTACTTTTATTTCGAACTATGCGCTCGCACTGTACCGAGATTTCCTGAGTACCAAGGATCCTTCATTGCTCGAGGCATTTAATAAGCAGGTGCATTGGCTACTTGAGCACAAAACACAAAGGCAAAACAGAGGCATTGAGTTCTGGGTATGGGAGTTTGATTTTAATAATCCAACATTTGAAGCTAAAGCTCCATGGGTCTCAGCTCTTTCACAGGGAAGGGTGTTATCTGTGTTTCTGGCTGCATATGATCTTACAAATGATCCACATTACCTCCGTGCAGCAGAGTACACATTTCGTTCTTTCCTTGTTCCAGCATCTGAGGGAGGCGTCTCGACTTTCGAGAATAATGTGGCTTGGTACGAGGAGGTGGCAGATTATGATGCGCCATCTGCAAAAATCCTGAACGGGCATATCGCTGCAGTGCAAGGGTTATGGACATTTTGGAAATGGACTGGTCGAGAGGATGTAAAGCGATATCTTGACATTGGGATCGCAGCGGTGAAAAGAGATATAGCCACCTACGACGCTGGGTTTCTTTCTTACTATAGCCAATATCCAACCAACCCACGAATATATGCCCCATCTGGAGACTATAACACGCTTCATGTCCACCAGCTTCTCTGGCTTTATGATGCTACCGAGGAATCCATATTCCTCAATTATGCTCTGCAGTTTGCCAGCTATGATTCACCAATGTGGAACATCACAACCGCAGGTTCTACGGACCCGATCGGTCATGGTCCAGATAAGCTGTTTTTCCAGATGGGCAGCCAGTTCTGGTCACATAACGAGTTTCCAACCTGGGTGGTTTTAGACTTACACGAACTGAGGGAGATAGATGGAATAGCAGTATTTGGTTACACAAACAAATCTACGCCACGCAACCTTGAGGTTCTAGTCTCAAAGAATGGAAAGGATTGGATTAAGATATTGGAGAGAGTCAATAACACAGAGATACAAATAATTGAAAGTTTCGAGCCTGTTTTAGCCCGTTTTGTTAAGCTTGTAATCTTCAACGATAATGGCAATAATAATGTGGCACTAACTGGCTTTGCAGTTCTAGGAAATGCGAGAGGGTCCATAGCGGTCTCTGATTGGAAATCTTTTAGCTCGGGGAACTTGCCAGCTCATGTATTTGGCAAAGGATGGAATATTCCGGAGATTGGGTGGATTGTTGTATATTTGGGAGATCCGATTCCAAAAGATATTTTCATCAAGCTCGAAGGTTGTTACCGCCAGTGTTGCTTTACACTTCTCGAGACCAGAGACCTTAAGGAATACAGGACAATCTCCCCTGATGTTTCCGCGACAAAGGATGGGCTGAACATAGCGCTTCATAATTTGAATTCGAGCTATCTTAAGATCGTGTTTCATGGAGGCTGCAAGGGAGGAAAACTTACTGTGAGGGATTTTGCATGATTGCATATCAAATGTGTACGCGTTGTGTGATGGACACGACTGCGGAAGAGATCTCCTTTGATTCAAGCGGTATTTGCAGTTTCTGTCATAGCTTCGACGAAAACGTGAAACCCGTTCTGGATCGCGCCGGTTCTACAGAAGGTAGGAGATTACTTAATCGGATTGTTGCCTCTATAAAGAACTCTGCCCACGGAAAACCTTACGACTCCATCTTGGGCATAAGCGGTGGGACTGATAGCTCTTACCTAGCATATCTGGCCTCAGAGCTTGGATTGCGACCACTGCTAGTAAATGTCGATACTGGCTGGGACACGCCGGAGTCGAAGAGCAACGTTGAGAACCTTGTGAGCAAGCTTGGGTTCGATTTGGAGATCATCACTGTCGATTGGGATGAGATGCGCGATCTGCAGCTGGCCTTTTATAGGTCGTCTGTGAAGAACTGCGAGATCCCTCAAGACCATGCTTTTCTGGCAGCTCTCTATAAAAAGGCAGCCCAAGAAGACGTCCGTTATATACTAACTGGAGGAAATCTTGCAACCGAGTCAGTTCTTCCCCGATCTTGGGGCTACAATGCGGGTGATCTGCGCCATCTTCTTGCAATTCACAGTCGCTTCGGCACCAGGC
Above is a genomic segment from Methanothrix sp. containing:
- a CDS encoding N-acetyl sugar amidotransferase translates to MCTRCVMDTTAEEISFDSSGICSFCHSFDENVKPVLDRAGSTEGRRLLNRIVASIKNSAHGKPYDSILGISGGTDSSYLAYLASELGLRPLLVNVDTGWDTPESKSNVENLVSKLGFDLEIITVDWDEMRDLQLAFYRSSVKNCEIPQDHAFLAALYKKAAQEDVRYILTGGNLATESVLPRSWGYNAGDLRHLLAIHSRFGTRPLRKFPTLSFWRRYLYYPFVRSIREVRLLNYVPYNKNKAKRILAEKFGWQDYGAKHYESVLTRFFQGYYLPTKFGIDKRKAHLSSLILSGQITREQALEELKKPPYPNEELLQKDKTYIAERLGLSLSEWEEILALPPRQHEDFPSSKLLFAFKDGLVKATGIRRRRYRL
- a CDS encoding D-glucuronyl C5-epimerase family protein: MQYLERANALARKVRSGMMFNPDGTMTMPYWVRDSLPYTGWKNRASNPVNGLYPECSPDPATEDVSHFTLTLRFMVEAWQMGIVFEDKDLEAVARTFAERLWRPSSVMADELCDPDWRKGFYLAHNLDGESQAYDYAAATFALLSRWDATILSHALEVYRSRYSDINCVDKDYLYGEVMLGWSVLAGGGELWMGKLQEKPLYPFTLRFSADQYVKSSRLISLDDSGVPVTDYGSLHGGAGKRYNPTFISNYALALYRDFLSTKDPSLLEAFNKQVHWLLEHKTQRQNRGIEFWVWEFDFNNPTFEAKAPWVSALSQGRVLSVFLAAYDLTNDPHYLRAAEYTFRSFLVPASEGGVSTFENNVAWYEEVADYDAPSAKILNGHIAAVQGLWTFWKWTGREDVKRYLDIGIAAVKRDIATYDAGFLSYYSQYPTNPRIYAPSGDYNTLHVHQLLWLYDATEESIFLNYALQFASYDSPMWNITTAGSTDPIGHGPDKLFFQMGSQFWSHNEFPTWVVLDLHELREIDGIAVFGYTNKSTPRNLEVLVSKNGKDWIKILERVNNTEIQIIESFEPVLARFVKLVIFNDNGNNNVALTGFAVLGNARGSIAVSDWKSFSSGNLPAHVFGKGWNIPEIGWIVVYLGDPIPKDIFIKLEGCYRQCCFTLLETRDLKEYRTISPDVSATKDGLNIALHNLNSSYLKIVFHGGCKGGKLTVRDFA